GCCTGTTCCAGTTTGCTCTCGCCGAGAATGCTGACGATGTTCCGGACCACGTACCAGCGCTCATCCGAAAGATGCTCTCCAAGCAGAGGGATCTGATTCCTGCCGAACTCTTTCATGAGGTCCAGCAGGAATATCCTCATTTCACGGTCATTCTCCTCGGCCAGCAGCTCCAGAAGGGCCTCGATCGCCTTCTGATCAAGGCTCGCCAGGTAGGAATAAGCGGCCTGGTATTCGGCAGAACTCTTGACGTGCCTTTTCATGTCGGTGATCGTGGACTTGATGATCGGCTTCGTCGCCGTTTTCTTCAGCGCCTCGGCCATGCGGGGCTGGAATTCGGGGGCCACCGGCGAGCGGAGCGCCTTGATGATGGTTGTCGCCAGATCATATTGATTGTTCTTCAGCAGGTAGCTCAGGATGTCCTCCAACTGCTTGATCACGCCGGAAAAGAGGCTTTTCTCCTTTTCCGCCGGGCCCTCCCGGAAGGGGTTTTTCACCAGCGTCAGCAGCGGGATCAGGGTTCGAATCGCCGCCTCGATGATGTCGGACTCCATGCCGGCGCTGCTCACGAGCCTGAGCGCTTCCACTTCTTCGGGCGTCTCGTTCATGAGGCCCTGGACAAGCTCGATCAGGTCCCTGCCGAGCGGCGCGGCCGTCAGTTCGTCCGGCTTCGCAGGCGGCGAAGCGGGCACGATCTTTTTTGCCGCAGCCCTCTTCAGGAGAACCGCGACCTGCTGAATCGTCCATGCGTTCGAATACCGGCCGGTCCAGACCTCGTGCATGGGCGTGGGAGCGAACTGATCATCGGAGGTGTCCGCCGCAATCTCGGCGTCCAGATCGCCATACAGCTTTCCCCCGATGAGCGAATCGCGGTGCGGAGATTCAAGGGCGAGGGCGGACTTGGCAAGGCCTTCGAACAGCGCTTCGCTCTCGTGGGCGTGGTCCTTCTGGATCTTCTTCCCCGCCTGCTGGTACAGCGTGAACAGCCGGTCTTCCACACTCTCGTAGGCAGCCTTGGTACGCATGGCGAACTCGATCATACCAACCCCGAAGCCCTCGGGATCGGTTTTCAGGTCCCCCAGCACCAGCGTCTTGGCCGTAAAATCGGTCTTCTTCTGCTTCGCCTGCTGCTCCTCCTGGGCGGCGGGGTCGGGCGTCGTCTCCCAGCCTCCCTCCGTCTTCGTGGTGATCACCTCATCAAGGCCGGCCTCGGTCACCTTGATATGGGTCACGCCTTTTTCCCACAGGATCGTGGAAATTCCGCTTTTCATGGCGAGTTCTTCGAGCGACAGTGCCAGGGTTCTCAGGAGTTCGAGAAACTCCGGCTCTTCGAGGCCGGCACTGAAGATGATCTCGCGGACACCCTTGCCGAACAGGTCCTGAGCGATGGACCTGTTGACCTGGGCATCTTTCCCGACCGGTGTCTGCAGGTAAAGGAAATAGGTCTTCTGGATCCCTACATGGTATTCCTCGTCCGTTTCGAGGGCTTGGGACAGAGTTTCAAAGGCTTTTTTCAGGGACTGAGTATAAATGGGATTATTGGGGGGATAAATCTTGACGGTCCTGATCGCGGAGATCAGGTTCTTCATTACATCCTGGATCTCAAGGGAGAGGGCAGATTCAGCGGGTTTTGCTTCTTTTTGCATTTGTTAAGAATACCACAATGGGGACGGCGTGTCAAAAAACACCATGGACCCGGAAGACCCGGGCCTATGCGATTACGATTATTGTTCCACGCCGGGTTCCGCCTGCTCGACGCGAGACAGGATCCCTCCCCGATGCAGGACCGTGCTGATGACATCACCCCGCGCCACATCGGCTGCGCTCTTGATGACGGCACCGGCAGGATGCTTTCTGGTGATGCTGTAGCCGCGGGACAGGATGCCGAGCGGGTTCAAGTGAGTGAGGCTGGCGGTCAGCGAGTTCAGCAGCGCGCGGTCCCTTCGGGCGGTGTGACGCAAACCGGTGACGAGTCGACCGGTGAGTTCATCGATCCGGAGCGACTGGCGTTCCAGGAACCTCCGGGGATCCGTGAGCATCCTGGCGGACCCGTGCAGGGCAGTGCGAGAACGCTCCATTTTGTTCCGTATGCTTCTCGTCAGTCCGGCATCGAGCGACGCGACGAGTTCGCGAAGTCGTTCCTCGCTCCGGACGACCATCTCCGCTGCCGCCGACGGCGTCGGTGCCCTGAGATCCGCCACGAAATCCGCGATGGTATAGTCCGTCTCATGACCAACCGCAGATATCACCGGTATCTTCGACGAAAAGATCGCCCGGGCCACCTGCTCTTCGTTGAACGCCCACAGATCCTCGAGCGAACCGCCGCCGCGACCGACGATCATAACGTCCACTCTGTGCTCCTTGTTGAAATACCCGATCGCTTCGATGATGGCCGGAGCGGCATCGGGCCCCTGCACCGGGACAGGGTAAATCAGAATGTGCATGCGGGGATGCCTTCGCCTGATGACGCGGAGCATGTCATGGATGGCTGCACCGGTCGGTGAGGTGATGACGCCGACCCGGCGCGGGAGGAGGGGCAGCGGCTTCTTGCGCTCCAGGTCGAAGAGCCCCTCCTGCTCCAGCCTCGCCTTCAGCTGTTCAAAAGCCAGTTGCAGCGCACCCGCACCCCTGGGCTCGACATATTCCAGAATGATCTGATACTCACCGCGCGGCTCATAGAGGCCGACCCTGCCGCGGCAGATCACCTGCATACCATGCTGGAGCGTGAACTTGAGAAAACGCTGAGAGGAGCGGAATAACACGGCCCGGACCTGGCTCAGTTCGTCCTTCAGAGTGAAGTAGGAATGTCCCGACTGGGGCGTCGAGAGATTGGAAATCTCGCCTTCCACCCAGACATCGGGAAAGGCTCCTTCCAGAAGGGTCTTGACCTGCGCGGTGAACTGCGTGACAGTGAGAATATGGCTTTGCATGCGTTTCCGGTATCTGACTGTGGAGGGAGGCTCCTGCCTCAGCATTCCCCGGGCATTTACTTGAGCTGCACTCTTTCTATGCTGTTCGCGATCCCGCTCGCTGCGTCGACATCAAGGTACACGGCGTTGAGATGAACGGGTCCTTTCGCGAGTTCAAAGCGGTGAGGCGTCTGGTACAGGAACCGTGCGATCGCCTGCTCCTTCTTCACCCCGATGACCGAATCGGTCGGTCCGGTCATTCCTGCGTCCGTAATGAAGGCCGTTCCGCCCGGAAGGATCCGTTCGTCTGCAGTCTGTACGTGCGTATGCGTGCCGATCACGGCAGTCGCCTTGCCGTCGAGGTGCCAGGCAAGCGCGATCTTTTCCGAAGTGGCCTCTGCGTGAAAATCGATGATGACAACGGCTGTTTCCTGCTTCAGTTTCTCGATCTCCTGCTCGGCCACCCGGAAGGGGTCCCGGAGGCTGGACATGAAGACCCTTCCTTCCAGATTCAGGACGGCTGCCTTGCCCGCGCTGGTTGATATGACCACACTGCCGTAGCCCGGGTTCCCTTCGGGGTAATTAGCAGGCCTGATGAGCCTGTCCTGCTTCGCCAGATAGGGTTCGATCTCCTTTTTGTCCCAGACGTGGTTGCCGGAGGTCAACGCGTGAACCCCGAGCGAGAAGAGCTCCTCGGCGATCTCCGATGTGATCCCGAACCCGCCTGCGGAGTTCTCTCCGTTCGCGATCACCAGATCGGGCGCATAGGTTTCAGTGAGGCGGGCCATCTGGGCCCGCAGCATCTTCCTGCCCGGCTCGCCGACGATGTCTCCGATGAACAAAACCTTCAATGAACCTCCAGAAGTCCGAGCCAGGTGACAGGATCCGGGAGAACAGACTTCCCCTTCTGGATTGCGGCTCCTGTTTTCCAGCTTGTCCCGTTCCTACTTCGCGTACTCTACGTACCTGCTCTCGCGGACCACGGTCACTTTGATCTGGCCGGGATAGGACAGTTCTTGTTCGATCTTCTTGGCGATGTCCCGGGAAAGCTGCGCCGAATGCGCATCCGACAGGTCTTCCGGCTTCACGATGATGCGGATCTCGCGGCCAGCCTGGATGGCATAGGATTTCTCGACTCCCTTGAACGAATTCGCTGCGGACTCGAGCTGTTCGAGCCGCTTGAGATAGCTTTCGAGCGTCTCGCGCCGCACGCCCGGCCTGCCCGCAGACAGAGCATCCGCTGCCGCGACGAGAACCGCCTCCACCGTGCTCGGCTCGCCGTCGCCATGATGGGTCAAAATAGAATTGATCACCTTGGCGGACTCACCGTACTTCTTGGCAAGGTCGCCGCCGATCTGGGGGTGGGTTCCCTCAACTTCGTGGTCGATGGACTTGCCCAGGTCATGGAGCAGTCCTGCGCGCCGCGCCAGTTTCTGGTCGACACCGCATTCGGCGGCCATGATACCGGCGAAGTACGCGACTTCCCGTGAATGCATGAGCACGTTCTGGCCGTAGCTCGTGCGATACTTGAGCCTGCCGATGAGCTTGATGATCTCGGGGTGCAAATTGTGGATGCCGAGGTCGAAGGCCGCCTTCTCGCCCTCGTCCTTCATGGCGATGTCGAGCTCCTTCCGGACCTTTTCGGCGATCTCCTCGATCCGGGCCGGGTGGATCCTGCCGTCCTGCATCAATCGCTCTATCGTGAGCCGTGCGATCTCCCGGCGAAGGGGGTCATAGCAGGACAGGATGACGGCCTCGGGAGTGTCGTCGATGATGAGGTCGATCCCGGTTGCCGCCTCGAGGGCGCGGATGTTCCTGCCCTCCCGCCCGATGATCCTGCCCTTCATCTCGTCGTTCGGCAGGTTCACCACGGACACGGTCGCCTCTGCCACATAATCGCTCGCATACCTCTGGATGGCCAGGCTGATGATATTCTTCGCCTTCTTGTCCGCCTCTTCCTTGGCCTCGTCCTCGATGCGCTTGATGGACTTGGCGGCCTCGAACTTGGCCTCGTCCTCCATGGAGATCATGAGCTGGCGCTTCGCCTCCTCGGCGGTCATGCTTGCGATTTTTTCAAGCATCTGCCGCTGCTCGCGAAGCCCTTTCTCGAACCGATCCTCCTTCTCGGCCGCGATCTTTTCGCGCCCCGACAGCTCGCGCTCGCGCCGGACAGCCTCGGCCTCCCTCTTCTCGATCAGGTCGACTTTCTTTTCGAGGTTCTCTTCCTTTTGCTCCAGCCTGCGCTCCTGGTTCTGCAGTTCCTGCCTTTTCTCCCGGTTTTCCTTTTCGAACTCGGCGCGGGCCTGGTAGAGCTTGTCTTTCACCTCGAGGACGGCTTCCTTGCGTTTGTTCTCCGCTTCCCGCTCGGCGGTCGCCACGATACGCGCCGACTCCTCCTCCGCGTCCCTGATCTTGCCTGCCGCCACTTTTCCCTTGATCAGCAGTCCAAGACCGAAACCGCCGGCCAACCCGGCTATCAATACTGCAACATATTCGATCATTGTCTTTCCTCCTGGTGTCTCTTCTTCAGCCCGGCAAGGCGTTCCTTGATGCGTTTTTCGTCGCCCTGCTCCGTGGGCCGGTAGTATTCCCGCCTCTGCGGGAGGTAGTCCTGGACCGTATAGTGTCCCGGATAATCATGCGGATACTTGTACCCTCTGCCCCTGCCCATCCGCTCGGCCCCTTTGTAACTGGCGTCCTTCAAATAATCGGGTACGGGCAACAGCGCTCCCTCCTCGATATCCTTCAGCGCTCCTTTTACGGCGAGATAGGACGCGTTGCTCTTGGGGGCGGCGGCAACATACACGGCCGCCTGCGCCAGGGGCAGCGCACCCTCGGGCATACCGATGCGCTCCACGGCCTGGTATGCAGCGGTCGCCACCATGATGGCGCGGGGATCGGCGTTTCCCACGTCCTCACTTGCGGCGACCACGATCCGACGGGCGATGAAAAGCGGGTCTTCCCCGGCATAGATCATCTTTGCCATCCAGTAGACCGCGGCGTCGGGATCGCTCCCCCGCATGCTCTTGATGAACGCCGATATGGTGTCGTAATGCTCGTCCTCGTCATAGACGAGCGCCTTTTTCTGTATAGACTCCTCCGCAGCGGGGAGATCATACAGGATAGAGCCGTCGGGACGCGGACGGGTCGAAAGAACGCCGAGCTCCAGCGCGTTCAACGCTCGCCGGGCGTCACCGTTCGATCTGGCGACAATGAAATCGAGTGCCTCGGGAGCGATCTCGACCTGCAGATTCCCGAGCCCTCTCTCCCTGTCGTCGACCGCGCGCAGAAGCAGCGTTCTGATGTCCGAGGGCTCCAGCGGCTTGAATTCGAAGATCTGTGACCGCGATGACAGGGCAGGAATGATGGCGAAGAAGGGGTTCGACGTGGACGCCCCGATAAGCGTGATTGTTCCCTGCTCCACGTCCGGCAGAAGAGCGTCCTGCTGAACGCGGGTAAAGCGGTGGATCTCGTCTATGAACAGGATTGTCCTTTTACCGCTCTGGCTGCGCTCGGCAACAGACTCCTGCGATACGCGCCGAATATCGCCGACACCTGCGGTAACCGCGTTCAGGGAAACGAAATGGGCGCGGCTCCTCTCTGCGATGAGGTGCGCAAGCGCTGTCTTGCCCGTCCCGGGAGGCCCGTACAGGATTAGTGACATCAGCCGGTCGGCCTCAATTGCGCGCCGTAACAGTTTCCCTTCCCCGAGCACATGCCGCTGTCCTATGAACTCCGAAAGGTCGCGAGGCCTCATTCGCCAAGCCAGCGGCTGACTAGCGGGTTCCGGCATCATTTCCGGACGGACGTTTTTCTTGATAGGTTTGAGGGCCAACGTGGTGCTTCAGGAAGGCAGGCGTTGAACGAATGGATAGTGAATAGCGAGACTGTGGACGGCCGGGCGCTACTGGGAATAGTTCAAGGGAAACCAAGGCCTTGATGCCGGCGAAAGCGGACCTCGCTCCACCCGCCTGAAGGCGCCGGGAAAAAGCATCAAGGACATTCCCTTGCAATCAATATATCTAGGACGAAATATTCCCATTTTCTGCATTGTTACTGCCGTCTAAACAATCTTCCTGCGGAACCGAGAGGGTTCACCAGTGCACGATTAAAAATGAATCGCCGGTGCTCAGCCTTGTCCGCTTACTTATCGTATTGCACTATCTCAAGCGCCGGAGCCTTCCCTACTTGCCGCTCCTTCCGGGTGCGCGCTGGAAACGTTCCTAATCTAAAGATACGACCATGACTATAAAGAATCCCCCGCTCCGCCGTGTAGATAAACTTGATTCCTGGTCGTAACCAGGTGGGCGCCGTATGGGAAAGTTTAGGCTTCCCAGTCTTGCCTGGGCATGCACACCCTTTCCTCGGAACAGCTCCCGTTAATTTTTTTTCACGAGGAACAAGTTATATCGATCACGCACAAAGCAGGGGATCAGCTGTTTCTCTTTTAGGTACTATATACCAGAATCAGCCAAAAATGGCAAGGAGAAAAAGACCGCTGTGCGGCCCTGGAATTAACTGATTTGTGCTTTCGATATGTTCCTGATGCAGACACGTTACGATGATGGCTCTGCTGCTCTCTGGGGACGCGCCCTGCGATCTTCACCCTGGCTTGTCAGATCAAGCAGGCTCTGAAGCCTTCTTTCCGCGGACTGCCGGAGCGCGCTGTGTTCTTCACGAATGCGGTAGAGCTCGTCACTGATCGTAAGGGCGGTCAGGATTGCGACACGGTGGGGGTCCGATGTCCCGGTCCCCTGTCGGACTTCCTTCATCTTGGTATCGACAAAGTCGGCCAGATGTTTGATATAACCGGCGTCATCTTTGCCCTTGATCGTATATATTTGTCCGAAGATTTCAACCTGAACGCTCTCCATGGGGGCACCTTCTTAAACAAAATTCCAAATCCAACATTGGAAATCCCAGGCAACATCCAAACATGAAAACCCTGCGATTAAACCGAACCGGCAGGGAGGCTTTTTTTCAGGCGTCTGGAGATATGGTGCCTCTACCTGCCTTGATGACATCTCCTAGAGCAGCGCGTCGACGAAGTCCCTCGGGTCGAACTCCCTGAGGTCCTCGATGGCTTCCCCGATGCCGATAAACTTGACTGACATGGGCAGTTCCTTGTCGATGGCAAATACAATGCCGCCCCGGGAGGTCCCGTCGAGTTTCGTCAGAACGATACCGGTGACGCCGACAGCCTCATGAAACATCCTCGCCTGCACGAGAGAGTTCTGGCCTGTAGTTGCGTCAAGGACCAGCAGCGTTTCATGGGGTGCGCCGGGCAGTTCCCGCGCCAGCACACGCTTGACTTTTTTCAACTCCTCCATCAGGTTCGACTTTGTATGAAGCCTGCCCGCCGTGTCGACAATGAGGACATCGATCGCCCGCGCCTTGGCCGCCGTCACTGCATCGAAAACAACAGCCGCCGGGTCGGCCCCTTCCTGGTGCTTGATCACGGGAATTCCCGCACGCTCACCCCAGATAGAAAGCTGTTCCGACGCCGCTGCCCGGAAGGTATCGCCGGCCGCCAGCATAACTTTTTTCCCCTCGGCGCGGAGCCGGTAAGCCAGCTTGCCGATCGTCGTCGTCTTGCCTGCGCCGTTAACACCCACAACGAGGATAACGGAGGGAAAAGCGGTCAATAACAATTGAGCTGACCGGGCGCTCGCGATGTCGTAGAGGACCTGCTTGAGGCGCTGCCTGATTTCACCGGGAGTGGACAGCTCCTTTCGCCTGAAGCGCTCTTTGAGGTCCAGCAGAACCTCGGAGGCCGTCTCCATACCAATATCGGAAGCAACGAGGGCTTCCTCCAGTTCATCGAGAACGCGGTCGTCGATCTTCTCGCCCAGAACCAGAGAACCGACCTTCTCGGAAATATTTTTTCTTGTTTTTACCAGCCCGTCGCTCAGGCTTTTAAATACACCGAACATCCTCACCTCTGAAAATTGCACGATCGGCATTGATAATTTAAAAAAATATGGCAACGACGAACTTCAACCGATGTCCTTACGTGAGGCACGGCTCAATGCGGCCTCTCGTTCCTCACAGATCAAGCGGAAGCTTGCCTGATTGGTCGGCGTGTCCGCATGCCGGCGATTTCTTCTTGCCTTTTCCTTCTGCTGGCCCGTCGGGCTCCGCGGGAAAGGCTCTCTCGCCCCCGGGGTAGGACGCGGGGCGGTAGAGATACCGGTCGTGCATTTTGCTGAAGCTCGACCATTCGCCCCCCGCAATTTTTTCTCTCTGCAGCGTCGCCTGGAAATTATTGATCTTGGCCGAAAGGTCATCAAGATAATTGATGATGAT
This is a stretch of genomic DNA from Nitrospirota bacterium. It encodes these proteins:
- a CDS encoding HEAT repeat domain-containing protein translates to MKNLISAIRTVKIYPPNNPIYTQSLKKAFETLSQALETDEEYHVGIQKTYFLYLQTPVGKDAQVNRSIAQDLFGKGVREIIFSAGLEEPEFLELLRTLALSLEELAMKSGISTILWEKGVTHIKVTEAGLDEVITTKTEGGWETTPDPAAQEEQQAKQKKTDFTAKTLVLGDLKTDPEGFGVGMIEFAMRTKAAYESVEDRLFTLYQQAGKKIQKDHAHESEALFEGLAKSALALESPHRDSLIGGKLYGDLDAEIAADTSDDQFAPTPMHEVWTGRYSNAWTIQQVAVLLKRAAAKKIVPASPPAKPDELTAAPLGRDLIELVQGLMNETPEEVEALRLVSSAGMESDIIEAAIRTLIPLLTLVKNPFREGPAEKEKSLFSGVIKQLEDILSYLLKNNQYDLATTIIKALRSPVAPEFQPRMAEALKKTATKPIIKSTITDMKRHVKSSAEYQAAYSYLASLDQKAIEALLELLAEENDREMRIFLLDLMKEFGRNQIPLLGEHLSDERWYVVRNIVSILGESKLEQAVVMLRKAADNRNAQVRQEVIKALLSIGGKRAGALLAKFLKDPDPSIQLMAVRTFSDIPGIGEEEAKPLIEFLVGRPLNPKEHEMTLAAIKSLGKTGGRDAAVFLETYNRIRWWKSRRLQTELRDAAARSLEEITRRHSSGR
- the xseA gene encoding exodeoxyribonuclease VII large subunit, producing the protein MQSHILTVTQFTAQVKTLLEGAFPDVWVEGEISNLSTPQSGHSYFTLKDELSQVRAVLFRSSQRFLKFTLQHGMQVICRGRVGLYEPRGEYQIILEYVEPRGAGALQLAFEQLKARLEQEGLFDLERKKPLPLLPRRVGVITSPTGAAIHDMLRVIRRRHPRMHILIYPVPVQGPDAAPAIIEAIGYFNKEHRVDVMIVGRGGGSLEDLWAFNEEQVARAIFSSKIPVISAVGHETDYTIADFVADLRAPTPSAAAEMVVRSEERLRELVASLDAGLTRSIRNKMERSRTALHGSARMLTDPRRFLERQSLRIDELTGRLVTGLRHTARRDRALLNSLTASLTHLNPLGILSRGYSITRKHPAGAVIKSAADVARGDVISTVLHRGGILSRVEQAEPGVEQ
- a CDS encoding TIGR00282 family metallophosphoesterase, whose protein sequence is MKVLFIGDIVGEPGRKMLRAQMARLTETYAPDLVIANGENSAGGFGITSEIAEELFSLGVHALTSGNHVWDKKEIEPYLAKQDRLIRPANYPEGNPGYGSVVISTSAGKAAVLNLEGRVFMSSLRDPFRVAEQEIEKLKQETAVVIIDFHAEATSEKIALAWHLDGKATAVIGTHTHVQTADERILPGGTAFITDAGMTGPTDSVIGVKKEQAIARFLYQTPHRFELAKGPVHLNAVYLDVDAASGIANSIERVQLK
- the rny gene encoding ribonuclease Y, with translation MIEYVAVLIAGLAGGFGLGLLIKGKVAAGKIRDAEEESARIVATAEREAENKRKEAVLEVKDKLYQARAEFEKENREKRQELQNQERRLEQKEENLEKKVDLIEKREAEAVRRERELSGREKIAAEKEDRFEKGLREQRQMLEKIASMTAEEAKRQLMISMEDEAKFEAAKSIKRIEDEAKEEADKKAKNIISLAIQRYASDYVAEATVSVVNLPNDEMKGRIIGREGRNIRALEAATGIDLIIDDTPEAVILSCYDPLRREIARLTIERLMQDGRIHPARIEEIAEKVRKELDIAMKDEGEKAAFDLGIHNLHPEIIKLIGRLKYRTSYGQNVLMHSREVAYFAGIMAAECGVDQKLARRAGLLHDLGKSIDHEVEGTHPQIGGDLAKKYGESAKVINSILTHHGDGEPSTVEAVLVAAADALSAGRPGVRRETLESYLKRLEQLESAANSFKGVEKSYAIQAGREIRIIVKPEDLSDAHSAQLSRDIAKKIEQELSYPGQIKVTVVRESRYVEYAK
- a CDS encoding replication-associated recombination protein A encodes the protein MMPEPASQPLAWRMRPRDLSEFIGQRHVLGEGKLLRRAIEADRLMSLILYGPPGTGKTALAHLIAERSRAHFVSLNAVTAGVGDIRRVSQESVAERSQSGKRTILFIDEIHRFTRVQQDALLPDVEQGTITLIGASTSNPFFAIIPALSSRSQIFEFKPLEPSDIRTLLLRAVDDRERGLGNLQVEIAPEALDFIVARSNGDARRALNALELGVLSTRPRPDGSILYDLPAAEESIQKKALVYDEDEHYDTISAFIKSMRGSDPDAAVYWMAKMIYAGEDPLFIARRIVVAASEDVGNADPRAIMVATAAYQAVERIGMPEGALPLAQAAVYVAAAPKSNASYLAVKGALKDIEEGALLPVPDYLKDASYKGAERMGRGRGYKYPHDYPGHYTVQDYLPQRREYYRPTEQGDEKRIKERLAGLKKRHQEERQ
- a CDS encoding cell division protein ZapA; protein product: MESVQVEIFGQIYTIKGKDDAGYIKHLADFVDTKMKEVRQGTGTSDPHRVAILTALTISDELYRIREEHSALRQSAERRLQSLLDLTSQGEDRRARPQRAAEPSS
- the ftsY gene encoding signal recognition particle-docking protein FtsY: MFGVFKSLSDGLVKTRKNISEKVGSLVLGEKIDDRVLDELEEALVASDIGMETASEVLLDLKERFRRKELSTPGEIRQRLKQVLYDIASARSAQLLLTAFPSVILVVGVNGAGKTTTIGKLAYRLRAEGKKVMLAAGDTFRAAASEQLSIWGERAGIPVIKHQEGADPAAVVFDAVTAAKARAIDVLIVDTAGRLHTKSNLMEELKKVKRVLARELPGAPHETLLVLDATTGQNSLVQARMFHEAVGVTGIVLTKLDGTSRGGIVFAIDKELPMSVKFIGIGEAIEDLREFDPRDFVDALL